aaatgaaatatttgggTTTTTAAGTCCAACTGATGCAAAAACGTAAACCCTGAGCCTGAGAACAGTCAAAGGTGGTCTTATAACTTTTCTGCGAGGACATCACCTCTCTTTTGATCCACCAGggatagatttatttttttctccacaagaTACATTTCCAATAAATtacactgtgtgcgtgtgtgcaggcGCGTGGGCGTGTGTGTACTCCACTTAACCTGAGGAGGGAATTCTCAGCTTCAGATTGTTGCTTGTCAGCTCCACATgctgggggattttttttttctttttctttctcggGACGCCTTGAGGGAAAGTTGTCGATGTATTCGAACATAGCGAGGCTTGATGGCGGCGCCTCAAACACTCTCTAGGGGAAGAAATCAAAACAGGATGCAACAATAAACCCAAGAACATAATTAGTGCCTTCAAAGATGATTTAAAATAGGAGTTTTCACCAAATCCTAGTTTGAGAGGGACTGTCTTACGTTGGGCCTGATGTCGTAGTCGGTGACGGTCATGGAAAAAAGGTCAGGTGATGACAAACCCAACTGGGATCGTAACAGCAAGATCAGACCCGAATCAGACAGCTGCTCTGGTAGCTCACTGAATGGAGGTTCTGACTCTTCGGTGCACATAATATACAATTCAATCACTGACTGGACACTTCTTTAGGTATACTTGCAATATTTATcatccatatatttttttatatagagCTTGAAAAcaactgcatttaaaaacaagactaAATAAACAGATTATATTTGGCTAAACTTTCTTAATAGAAAAATCATTTCATGCCAACTAAGTGGCttaattgctttttaaaaaatatcccAATTAGGGTAGGATAATCTCATATTCTGTTCAACTGTTATATTGTATATCAACTTTTGTTTACTGCGTAGAACCAAGAAAAAGATGGTTATAAAAGGTTAACTGAGCATCTAACGTgtacttaaatgtactgtacataaaaagtaaaaactttattgtcattgaaaagtaaaaaaaatcaatataccAGAATAATGCTGCCCACAACTTCCCGTACTAAATATGTGACCAGATTTACTCATATACTTCACTCAGTGCTTTTGTTCTTTACAGTTTTGCATCTTCTGCAAGATTTAAACTAAAAATAGAGCTTCCGGTGTTTTCTAGTGTTTGTTACTGTACTATCGAAAAAGTTTGCCACAACACAGACGTCATGTTGGTCTTTTCAGCTAAATAGTTGAGACTgtatcaacagcgcctctgctgtttGTAGGAAAGAACACTGCACTCCATTGAGCCTCAATGACTTCTTCACTACCTTGCTttatcaacaatcaattccacacaacagTCAGATCTCCTAACGATCAATTAAGTCCATCAATTGATTAGTATGTCCAATTCCCATGGGAGCCAAGGGAAGCCATTAGGGTTTTGTACAATTTCCTACTAAATATGAGTGCGGAATTCCAAGTATAATGGATGAATAATTTCCTTGTAGTTTTATCTGTAATAAATATGGATACACAAGTATCATTTTGCGTGCCATCGTTCCCTACCGAGTTGGTGGTGTTGCAACGTGAGGGTGGCGTCGTTGCCTTTGCCCACGATGGTCGCCACGGTGACCTTCCTGACGGCCAGCTCGCAGTGCTGCCTCTCGTTCTCGGTGCTCTGCTGCACGTACAGCGTTGCGTCTCTGCTGGGGGTTGACATCAGCTtccaggcacacacacacaaaacgtcACTATGATCAAGGACTGTATGCTGTAACATGATTAAGGGATTCTtaccatcaaccttctcttcccCTTTAAATGATCCAGAAAGTCTTTCAAGGCAGTTTTGTCCTTCTTACTTGCTACTTTGTGAGACTTCTTGCCTCTTCCTTTccctttctttccttttttccctttaCCCTTTTTCTTGGAGTattcttttccttccttttcctctttACTCTCCTCAGTAGGTTTTTTTGGCCCTTCATCCCATGTAGCGTCAGGCCTGCAAAACAATAGGAGGCTTAAAGGgtacatattatggaaaatgtactttttaagtgCCCATGTACAAATGGGGACTGGGGTTATGGTTAGATTAGGTAGTGGTGACTATACGCAAGCAGCATTCATTGGCGGTCTGGACGTGCAGAGGTGCAACACAACAAAGCCAAAGGGTAAGCAAAGCTGTGAGTTGGATGCACTCTAGGCGTAATGGTAACATAAGCCGTACTCGTCACTGGCTCAGCAGTATGTGAGGCAGAATGAGGGCTGGCTTACTCGCCCGAGATggggctaatttcagcaagacaagaaataaagtgtaccctattttactttttttttttttttttttttttgtccttgagGTATTTCGATAAAAAGAAGGCACATGTTATCAAGATACtatcaagtgaaaaaaaagtataatatgACTCCTCCTACTCGCCTTCTGATTCAGTAAGAGAATGGCTAAAATCTGGGATTTTAACTAAAAGGCATAAAAACTGTACAAATCTGATATTTCTTCAGGATCTAAGggaacaaaataatacaattatattcAAGCATTGCACTTataagatactgtatattaatgagataaaaacaaacatccatccatccattttctttacggcttctcctcactcgggtcgcgggctgctggagcctatcccagcgggaggcgggctacactctgaaccagttgccagccaatcacagggtacatagaaacaaaaaaccgtccgcactcacattcacacctacgggcaatttagagtccacaatcaacctaccacgcatgtttttgggatgtgggaggaaactggagtgcccagagaaaacccacccaggcacggggagaacatgcaaactccacacaggcgggtccgggatttgaaccctggtccccagaactgtgaggcagatgtgccaaccagtcattcaccgtgccgacGCATCCAAACATGTTAATGCATTAATTTCCCATGTTAAATTGCACCTGTGctttgaggcaaatttaatcaaattaaataGCTCACATAAAGTAGAATTTTGACAAAATGTAACCTTGGGCAAATATTTATCTATCATAAGCAATCATGGTTGTAATGATAAATGGCAAGCAGGCATGAAAgcacaacaaacaaaccaacagcAAATCAAAGTTCCAAGTCAGTTTCGGTTACAATTTCTGCATTTgactgtacatttaaaacaaatctgaaaTGAAATCACCTTTCTTTCTTCACTTCCTCTTTTCTTGTTGACACATCAGGAGCACGATGCGTTTTCTCCttttcctcttcctgtttgccaccaccaccactggaCTCCTTTCTCCTCACAGCTGGCACCTTCCGAATGACAAACCTGGACCTGCCGCTCAGTATGTCCTGGACCTTACTCTTAAGGGCGGCCTTTTTGTCCaacgggttttttttttgcagcgtcACCACAGAGGTCCTGTTGCTTTGCCTCTGAGGACTCAAAATTATCctcttcttcatttttttccttttcaccaCAACCTTCTTTTTAGTGCTTTTACACCTGGGAAATTGTGAAACGATGTTAACAAAAAGGTCTAGTAGTACTTGTGCTAATTGTGATATTAACACATGACCACTTAAAGCTGCATGTTCTGTTTTATAATAGTAcaaagcaggacaaagtggaAAAGCAGAACCTCAGGTTGGCTCCTTTTCTGGTGATCTTCTCCAACTTCCTCATTGGCAACTGATCAATGACCTCCAAGATTGCCTCGATCTGAACCGGATAAGGGAACCGCTCACTGActcttaggttttttttcagcacCAACATGTTGAACGCTTGGTCCTGAatccaataaaaatatatagtttgcataagacatgttttaaaatgttagttTGCATAAGAGGTGTTTTAAACTTTGTATGATATTGGTCACATAAACGCATGAATGTAACAGCACAGCACAAACTAGCAAGTCTGAGccagatagaaaaaaaatattaattactgAGAGGTGtctacttttgtctcatatagCTAAAATACGATATAATATGTACTGattatataaatgttaaattatcACCAACGAGATACCTACAAAATCCATACCCATGCATGATGGATTGTTATTAAAAGTCACACATTTACTGAAAAAATAAGAGAATTGtggaaataaaaacactgaGCTAGCATTAATTCATGTctataatattattttatttttaactgaaaaatgaaggaaattaaaaaagtacctgtaataatttgtattttaaatattcGTGCATTATTAActcaataaaacacattttgaaatgaatattcattcatgagtcagtgaaaaagtaaaaaataatgcatttgtatGAATTTACCATGAATATTCATTAACTGAAATTATTGGAAAGTGTTGAAAAAATATCCCATCTAGCACAAATGTTGTGAATATTCACACATTAGTAAatgaaaaattttaaaaaaattttgaaaaaaatccctttcatatatacagtatactgtataatattctGACAATTTAACGTTCACGTATATAGAGCCTATATTTTTAAAGgtttctgtatgtgtgtgtagttctacaccactgcaaactagaaccacaataataaacatattctctgacaatatcaatcaaaggcagattttttttcatacagctCTTCAATTGGCTGTGCTCCTCATTGTGTGGTCATGATTGTCAGTGAGCGTTTACCTGGGTGAGCTCAAGGTAGTGCAGCAGCTTGGTGACGGTGTCAGGGTCCAGGCTCTCCACTGTGGCTTGCCCTTGTATGGTCGTCTTCTGGATCCTCCCTTCCATCATGGCGTTTTGGATGATGGTGACAATGAAAGTGTCTCTTTCTGCTAGACGGCAGTTTAGAGATTTCTgaagaagacacacacacagacgcacgcacacaaaaaaaacatttcagcacATGACACTTTTTAAGTGCATATAGCACATTCCATTTTTATGACTAAATGACCTGATCCATGTCTTCCAGCTGTTTTTCCATCATACGTAGGTAGTGGTCATTGTGTGAGGGAGCTGTTATTACCCACAATCGCTTTTTACCTGCAGGGGGATAAAAAGACTTGTAcaggcacatatacacaaataaaaaaaaagatttgtaaaTATGTGTAGGTTAGATTATTTCTCTGTTGTAACAGTGCTTCTTGCAATTACATTTGCCTTTACTAGAAAGCCTTTTTTTCAACTTCCTTTTTAAATGATGCCATATTTGTAAGGACCACGTATTTGTTGGATCAGCACCACTTGAAAACAAGGATTGCCATCGCTGGAGGCAATCTGAATGGAGAGAGATCTTGAGAGGACCAATGGCAATGCCGTAAACTCCACAATCTGGAACGAAACGCCATCCTCCAAGACGACAACACTCACCAACCCCACAGAGTGGTGTTCATCAGACATTATCTTTTGGGAAGAGAAACAATGGAGTCGATAGTGTGAACACTGGTGGGATCAGCTTTGGCATGCTGTTTGTAAACAACACAACCGCTGGCAAGAACTCCTGGTTGATGAGTGGAAGGCCATCCCACCGCAATGTGTGACCAGATTAAGGAGTCAATTTTGAAAGTATGTTCTTTGTCATCTTTGTTACTGGTAAGACTTCAGTTAAACAACGCTGGGGCTGTTGCACATTGACTGACTAGGCCATTCCATGACcttataaaacacatttcttcttGGCAGGATGTTTTGGATAACTGTTATGCTGGAAGACCCATTTACAACCCACATGGGCACCAGCCAATCTGTGGGAGACACAATTCTGCCTGAATTTTAGggaatcaaatatttattttcctcacATACTCAGCTGCATGTGCCTTAcaaattgaacatgatttaacagggcaaaaagaaatgttacaacaaaaacacaacctaCCAAACATGCATCCACTTCAACTGATTCGTTCATTTCGCTTGCCTGCAAAGTCGGAGAGAAAATCTAACGCAGGAGGGAGGCTCGATGACGACCCTCCACCCTCTCGGTTATGTCCGTGTTGTCTGTCTTCAGGCAAGCCCAGTCCCAGTTCCATTCCTGAGGGGAGGTCCGAATAGTCTCCCCAGTCCTTCACATTGGGGTCCAGCTTAATCTTGGACTTGCTGAAAGGGACGTTCGGCCGTGCAGCCAGCGAGCTTGGGTGACTGAGGCTCCACAAAGCGGCAAATAGAAGCCAGTGTGTGTAAAAGCAACAAAACATCCTCGCTGGTTTGTCAGTTGGCTCAGAAAATTCTCAAAAATACATGAACAGAACAAGCTGTGAAACGTTACGTTAAAACAGGCAAAACATTATTTGAATCCAggtcaaaaatatatatgcaaAGGTTGTAATAGTCCTCATTAAGGTGGGAAATTTTGGGGAATAAGAATGctaaagtacaaaaaaagaCCTGACGTAGACAGAGTGAGGAGGGGAGACCTTCCTCTCTCTccttctccacacacacacacacacacacacacacgcacacacacacacacatatacacattccTGGTTTGCATTAGAGCCCAGGCTTGTTAACATGGCTGGAATTTTCTTTCAAGACTTTAGTGCCtgatacacgcacgcacgcatgcacttCACGCACTACAAGTGGGGGGACCTAAAGTGAACATGTGTTCCCTTTATCTTTTACAAACCTTGACAATCATAAAAAACATCTATACcaactttaaaaaaactattgttattgttgtactGTTGCACAGCAATGATAGACCTCATCTACAGGAAGCCATTTCCCTATATAATTGcaagtaaaatgtattgtatttgaaTAATCACATCGCATTAATATTCCGTACCTTTGACAATTATAGcagcagtgtttttttaaacaaaaaaaaagttgtagtcAATTAGATTAATTGATGGTTAAGTATTCTATTGACTGCGTGCAtggaattcatttttttattaagcctgccgcacaccgagcggcAGGGtggtggggccactcactcattgtgaCAAATAATTTATACCTAAGCGAATTTCTTGAGTATtccctcacttacactctggtcctatagatgtttatcatttacatagccacttccaccacacttcagttgtacagtcgggcccacgacccttgtcctgcatccttcccctcctgtccctgtcctgtctagttctgtcctatattgtcctgtccttccctcacagggtgtagcactactgactCATACAACACTtgaatgtgtcattgtactagttatagaatgctttactttcctcctcttgtttacagctagtgctttgtcttttgttgtcttcttttcttatattatttagttacctattcactctctctccttttgttttttatttcactcccctttaaaaactttgttctgttcgactgaacaactgtaattctcaataaatatccatcagaatacaaagaaaccacagtggcagcttaaaaagtctactgtgacacagtaaaaccgTTCTGTCATAAAAGGGGtacagatcttcctttctgcttgaccgaacagccggacaaaaaagaagaaaaaaaattgtatcttGAAGTAACTGAGGCGAAATCAATTGCACATCAGGCGCTGTTCAGTTCTACTTAGTTCACTGTCAAAAGAAGAGAACGTCAATGCAAATTGTTACATGTTAAAtagtattaaaaaacaatagctttaataaaaatgattcttgtTGAAGGATAAGTGGCATcaaaaatgatggatggatggatgaatggatgattatTGTTGATATGAAGATATCActgtgggaaaaaatatttttattctgCCAACTAAAATAATGgaattatacagtatttaaacaaTAACAATTGAGTAAATTTGTTTGTGAAAacattgtgtttgcatgttaaGTGTTCACTGTAGGCTACAGTATAACACTTCGTAGCAAAGTGTAAATTGACAGCACTGGTACTATGACCAGCatatttgcattatttacaTGCTGTATGTCAAATGTCAAACAGGGTCCAAAATTAAAACAGAGATGGGGGAGAGCAAAAAATGCCTCAATTTCAAGTGCACCTGTGGGGGCATGTGGGTGTTACGCACAGCGAAAGGGTTTCCCTGCTGTTATTGCACAAACACCTTTTATTTTCATGCAATACACTTACCCTACCTAAACATTTGCACAGCTTGCTTGGCTTCTGGACCCATACCATTAGTTCCGCGGGAGTCAACATGTCATAATTAACCTTTCAGGGCTGTAAATGGAGTAGACAATGGCCAATCTCTACCATACTCTCAAAAAACAGGAATAACAAAGTGCAGAATTATTACAAGCCTTGTAAAATCTGACAGAACCTCACACGAAGTTGTTCAACATATATAGTCTCTAAATTAAATACTACTACGACTACGACTACGACTatgactactactaatactactactaataataataatactaacaattattattattattattattatcaataataataataataaaaaagtgtattttattctaataatataataataattcttattattgttattattattatcattattattattattattattaaaagaaaGAATAGTTGCCAAGTAATTCTGTTAAAATCTTTTCtaagagtaaaaaataaacgGGTCATAAATGAAAAGCAAACAGACAGCATACAGTTTATGTGTGGTGATttacattttgatgttttttaataaaatgtttaaatagcGAACAGTAAATTGAATTTCAACATTgtgacattaaaataaagtgcaggATACAGctgaatgaatgaagaaaagcAGGGAGTGAGAATGGATGGTGTGGAAAAACATAACTGTCCCATGGATTTGCAGATGGCTGTGGGAAGAAATGTTCAAACAAGAAACAGGCATCGTGAGTACATTCCTCACTCTAAGCCACATAAGCAGGTCCAGATGATTAGTGCTGGGAAGAGAGTCTGTACTCACTCTGACCTCTATATTGTATCCAGTTTTgaggagtaactaattacatgtaatgagattatgtaatttaattacaaaatgtatgtagttGTAATTCATTACATTGATTGgagaaaatacatccatccattttcaacaccgcttatcctggtgagGCTCGCGTggcgctggaccctatcccagctgacttcgggcgaaaggcagacaacaccctaaactggtcgccagtcagtcgcagggtacatatagacacgcacaaccattcacacccactttcacaccatcactgagtgggaactgaacccacgctgcctgcaccaaagtcaggcaggtgtaccactacaccatcagtgacttcaattgtagaaaatgtgtatttaaattacagtgacttttggaaatttccatatatatatatccatccatccatccatccattttctgagccgcttctcctcaccagggttgcggctgtgctggagcctatcccagctatcatcgggcaggaggcggggtacaccctgaactggttgccagccaatcacagggcacatacaaacaaacaaccattcgcacttacattcacacctacgggcaatttagagtcttcaattaacctagcatgcatgtttattatgttataattatatatatatatatatatatatatacacacagcacttctgaatgtcttaaaaaaaaccaaaatgaaggttttggggtGACCTAGTTAAAgttcagacttgaatccgattgaaatgcagagaacaaatttcgtgtgcatgcatgcaagttcatgacaataaaagatgattcttcttcttcaaaatgcagtggcatgaccttcaaaaggctgttcatgatcgaaaaccctccatttttgctgaattctgcaaggaagagtgggccaaaatatttccacacggatgtgaaagactcattgccagcgaaagaaaacgcttgatttcaattgttgctgctgaggatagcCCAAGCAGTTACTTGGTTtaagggggccattacttttttacacagggccaggtaactgattttttttttttccttaataaatgaaatcaccatttaaaaactgaattttaaattcacttgggttatatttgtctgatattcacatttctttgatgatcttaaacgttaaagggggaaactaaaaaatataagatttagagaagagggccaatactttttcatggcactgtatatataaaagatTTCAGAACATATTATGAAGCTCAACCCTTCTTTAATGAGACACATATTGTGCTCTCACCAGCAACCGGGCAAGCCTGAATCTGTTTTGAAATATTGATTTTATGTGCCCTCATAACCAGTGATTCTTATTAGtagctatatacagtataaagtaaatatagtatgtatataagtataaatataaatacaatatttatataAGTATACATACATAATTATTATTTCCATTTATATATCAATATAGAATTGTAATTATTAAATAACTGTAAttattaaaacaagaaaatttACAAATTATTTCAGTAATTTAAATAAATCCTAAATAATTTTGAATAACTATTCAAACTAAACACAgtgtatgtctatatatattatatagtatatattcAGAAAACTATTTTTCTCTACAGGGCAATTAAACCATATCATtattaacataaaaaataattatgtaatACAATTATTCAAAATGCATGTTGGAACcattgttcaaataaaaataactgttTAAAaccattataaaaatatatcattaaatcataatttaaaaaatataagcggttcagaaaatcgatggatagataataattgaaaacaagTTAAATGCTTGAGCAATCCACACTGGATCCATCGCTGGCTTTAAACAGTAAAACAGTACCTCTAAGTGGAAGTACGGTGAAATTCATTTTCAGATTTCTATTTTGAGacataattaatttttaaagttatttttaaatgttctcaatattttatttttttgtgcaagaTGATATGTAAAGATATTGACTTGTATAAATAGGCAACAATAGGATATATTTTCTTCCAGtttgtaaaataatacatgGATTATTTGTCGGCTAAATGAAtaaatttataaatataaattaattcCCACCGTGTCAACTAAcgtgtttataatatatataatatgttggGATACACAAAGAGATGAATAAGCGAGTGTTAGCACATTTAGAGGAGTACCACTCCAACAATACCCGGCCCGGCTGTCATCTTCCGGGTCGACATAAAGTTCGACCGAGCTGCACCACAAAAAAGACACCGGACCGCTGCAAAGGTCAGTTGACTAATATGGCGTCAATTTCCCTTCTCTTTGATCGCTTTCCAATGTGCATTCTTGTCGTGGTGTGACGCGTGtaccttttgtttttcttcccccaTTTATTTCACGCTTAGCCTACGTgagcgaggcagatgtgcattTGTCAGTGGCTAGCATGCTAACTGCTGCTAGCTAGTCCCCCCGGCGAGAGAGgacacaataaaataatgaaaacatattaatattttttatataattgtgGCTCGCATGGGCGAGTTACCGCGGGGACGTTTTAATGAAAACACGTCTTTTCCACTGATTATTCTAATTCCTCGGGTCGTTTCAATGACACTGACAATGTGGCGTTTGCAAGCCATTGAATggaactaataaaataaaatattactatcatttttaaaaaactgaggCGTTAATCCCTTAATTCACTGTGCTGAAATAATTTACTGACACCGTTCCAGAACTTTTAATGTGTGATATTCT
The sequence above is a segment of the Phyllopteryx taeniolatus isolate TA_2022b chromosome 15, UOR_Ptae_1.2, whole genome shotgun sequence genome. Coding sequences within it:
- the ccdc80l2 gene encoding coiled-coil domain-containing protein 80 isoform X2, with the protein product MFGKKRLWVITAPSHNDHYLRMMEKQLEDMDQKSLNCRLAERDTFIVTIIQNAMMEGRIQKTTIQGQATVESLDPDTVTKLLHYLELTQDQAFNMLVLKKNLRVSERFPYPVQIEAILEVIDQLPMRKLEKITRKGANLRCKSTKKKVVVKRKKMKKRIILSPQRQSNRTSVVTLQKKNPLDKKAALKSKVQDILSGRSRFVIRKVPAVRRKESSGGGGKQEEEKEKTHRAPDVSTRKEEVKKERPDATWDEGPKKPTEESKEEKEGKEYSKKKGKGKKGKKGKGRGKKSHKVASKKDKTALKDFLDHLKGKRRLMLMSTPSRDATLYVQQSTENERQHCELAVRKVTVATIVGKGNDATLTLQHHQLESEPPFSELPEQLSDSGLILLLRSQLGLSSPDLFSMTVTDYDIRPNRVFEAPPSSLAMFEYIDNFPSRRPEKEKEKKNPPACGADKQQSEAENSLLRFMSKRRLLIVSAPAEDDYSFQQQLSALNGQECHLGIRHFAMLKLTGVGDKASGTVELFPLNGRSQSEVEQLSRDVVNNLRDQLKISKDYFSMLVVGKDGDIKAWFPSPMWSLDNIYDVVDSMELRLQEEKLQRLLGIHCPEEHGRGGRVGEGYHGYGEDHYSSQ
- the ccdc80l2 gene encoding coiled-coil domain-containing protein 80 isoform X1 is translated as MFCCFYTHWLLFAALWSLSHPSSLAARPNVPFSKSKIKLDPNVKDWGDYSDLPSGMELGLGLPEDRQHGHNREGGGSSSSLPPALDFLSDFAGKKRLWVITAPSHNDHYLRMMEKQLEDMDQKSLNCRLAERDTFIVTIIQNAMMEGRIQKTTIQGQATVESLDPDTVTKLLHYLELTQDQAFNMLVLKKNLRVSERFPYPVQIEAILEVIDQLPMRKLEKITRKGANLRCKSTKKKVVVKRKKMKKRIILSPQRQSNRTSVVTLQKKNPLDKKAALKSKVQDILSGRSRFVIRKVPAVRRKESSGGGGKQEEEKEKTHRAPDVSTRKEEVKKERPDATWDEGPKKPTEESKEEKEGKEYSKKKGKGKKGKKGKGRGKKSHKVASKKDKTALKDFLDHLKGKRRLMLMSTPSRDATLYVQQSTENERQHCELAVRKVTVATIVGKGNDATLTLQHHQLESEPPFSELPEQLSDSGLILLLRSQLGLSSPDLFSMTVTDYDIRPNRVFEAPPSSLAMFEYIDNFPSRRPEKEKEKKNPPACGADKQQSEAENSLLRFMSKRRLLIVSAPAEDDYSFQQQLSALNGQECHLGIRHFAMLKLTGVGDKASGTVELFPLNGRSQSEVEQLSRDVVNNLRDQLKISKDYFSMLVVGKDGDIKAWFPSPMWSLDNIYDVVDSMELRLQEEKLQRLLGIHCPEEHGRGGRVGEGYHGYGEDHYSSQ